The proteins below come from a single Tachysurus fulvidraco isolate hzauxx_2018 chromosome 13, HZAU_PFXX_2.0, whole genome shotgun sequence genomic window:
- the gemin7 gene encoding gem-associated protein 7: MEMKNPVNVLRLPRGPDLHGRGFDPSSPRYIALCLSSISASTASCTNLENMEEEQRIRSDLRERFLRTLIAMTDKQVHFRMYEKVQVQAKFGSSDIDILNFQVSDLQTPLGVQKEALLRCQDVISFSFNL, encoded by the coding sequence ATGGAGATGAAGAACCCAGTGAACGTGTTGCGCTTGCCCAGAGGTCCAGACCTTCACGGCCGTGGTTTTGACCCCAGCTCACCTCGGTACATTGCCTTGTGTCTGTCGTCCATCTCAGCTTCCACAGCAAGCTGCACCAACCTCGAGAACATGGAGGAAGAGCAGAGAATCCGCTCGGACCTGCGAGAACGGTTCCTCAGGACTCTTATAGCCATGACTGATAAACAGGTTCACTTCAGAATGTACGAAAAAGTTCAAGTGCAGGCAAAATTTGGCTCCTCAGACATCGACATCCTGAACTTTCAGGTTTCTGACCTGCAGACGCCGCTGGGGGTTCAGAAAGAGGCGTTACTCAGGTGTCAGGACGTCATCTCCTTCTCCTTTAACCTGTGA